A genomic window from Arvicola amphibius chromosome 5, mArvAmp1.2, whole genome shotgun sequence includes:
- the LOC119814758 gene encoding olfactory receptor 4F15-like isoform X2, producing MRTNHSAVSEFVLLGLSNSWEIQIFLFFFFCLFYVSSLTGNFIILVTVTSDPYLHSPMYFLLANLSVIDLIFCSIAAPKMICDLFRKQKVISFGGCISQIFFSHAVGGTEMVLLIAMAFDRYVAICKPLHYLTIMSPRMCLLILMTAWIIGLIHSSAQLAFIINLPFCGPNILDSFYCDIPRLLKLACTDTYKLEFMVTANSGFISLVAFFLLIISYIFLLITVQKHTLGRSSKALSTLLAHITVVVLFFGPLIFFYVWPAPSTHVDKFLAIFDAVLTPFLNPVIYTFRNREMKIAIRKGFCQFLGFRKLI from the coding sequence ATGAGAACAAATCATTCTGCAGTGTCTGAATTTGTGCTGCTGGGGCTCTCAAACTCCTGGGAGAtccagatttttctctttttctttttctgcctatTCTATGTGTCCAGTTTGACAGGAAACTTCATCATACTTGTCACTGTCACTTCTGACCCCTATTTGCATTCTCCTATGTATTTTCTACTGGCAAATCTCTCTGTTATTGATCTTATATTTTGCTCCATTGCAGCACCCAAAATGATTTGTGATCTTTTTAGAAAGCAGAAAGTCATCTCTTTTGGAGGCTGTATCAGTCAGATATTTTTCAGTCATGCTGTTGGAGGCACTGAGATGGTGTTGCTCATAGCCATGGCCTTTGACAGGTATGTTGCCATATGCAAACCCCTCCACTATCTGACCATCATGAGCCCACGGATGTGCTTGTTAATACTAATGACTGCTTGGATCATTGGCCTCATTCATTCATCAGCCCAGTTGGCTTTTATTATAAACTTGCCCTTCTGTGGTCCTAACATATTAGACAGCTTCTACTGTGACATACCACGACTTCTTAAACTTGCATGCACAGATACTTACAAACTTGAGTTTATGGTCACTGCCAATAGTGGGTTCATTTCCTTGGTTGCATTCTTTTTACTCATCATCTCATACATCTTCCTCCTCATCACTGTCCAGAAGCACACCTTAGGACGTTCATCCAAGGCCCTTTCTACTCTGTTGGCTCATATTActgttgtagttttgttttttggcccattgatttttttctatgtgtggCCTGCTCCTTCAACACATGTGGATAAATTTCTAGCTATATTTGATGCAGTTTTGACTCCTTTTCTAAATCCAGTTATCTATACATTCAGGAACAGGGAGATGAAGATAGCAATCAGGAAAGGATTTTGTCAGTTCCTGGgttttagaaaattaatatag
- the LOC119814748 gene encoding olfactory receptor 4F3/4F16/4F29-like translates to MEGMNQSMVSEFVFLGLTNSWNIQLLLFVFSFIFYVASMTGNSLIVFTVASDPHLHSPMYFLLANLSFIDLGVSSVTSPKMICDLFRKHKVISFWGCVTQIFFIHVIGGVEMVLLIAMAFDRYVAICKPLHYLTIMSPRMCILFLVVAWVVGLIHSLVQLAFVVNLPFCGPNVLDSFYCDLPRFIKLACIDTYQLEFMVTANSGFISVGSFIILIISYIVIIITVQKHSSSGSSKALSTLSAHISVVVLFFGPLIFFYTWPSPSIHLDKFLMIFDAVVTPFLNPVIYTLRNQEMKVSMKRVCRQLVSYRKTS, encoded by the coding sequence ATGGAAGGAATGAATCAGTCTATGGTGTCGGAGTTTGTGTTCCTGGGACTCACCAACTCCTGGAATATTCAACTGTTGCTCTTTGTGTTCTCATTCATCTTTTATGTAGCAAGCATGACAGGCAACTCCCTCATTGTGTTCACTGTGGCTTCTGACCCTCACTTACACTCTCCCATGTACTTTCTGTTGGCTAACCTCTCCTTCATTGACTTGGGTGTTTCTTCTGTTACTTCTCCCAAGATGATATGTGACTTATTCAGAAAACACAAAGTCATTTCCTTTTGGGGTTGTGTCACTCAAATCTTTTTCATTCATGTCATTGGTGGTGTGGAGATGGTGCTGCTCATAGCCATGGCTTTCGACAGATATGTAGCCATATGTAAGCCTCTCCATTACTTGACCATTATGAGCCCGAGGATGTGCATCTTGTTTTTAGTGGTTGCCTGGGTGGTTGGCCTTATTCACTCACTGGTTCAACTGGCTTTTGTAGTAAACTTACCTTTCTGTGGACCAAATGTGTTGGACAGCTTCTACTGTGACCTTCCTCGATTTATCAAACTTGCCTGCATAGATACTTACCAATTGGAATTCATGGTCACAGCCAACAGTGGATTTATCTCTGTGGGCTCCTTCATCATACTAATCATTTCCTATATTGTCATCATAATCACTGTACAAAAACACTCATCGAGTGGTTCCTCTAAAGCTCTGTCTACACTTTCAGCTCATATCTCTGTGGTGGTCTTATTCTTTGGTCCGTTGATATTCTTCTATACCTGGCCTTCTCCTTCAATACACCTGGACAAATTTCTAATGATTTTTGATGCAGTTGTTACTCCTTTTCTGAATCCTGTAATATACACACTCAGAAATCAAGAAATGAAGGTATCAATGAAGAGAGTATGCAGACAACTAGTTAGTTATAGGAAAACTTCTTAA
- the LOC119814758 gene encoding olfactory receptor 4F15-like isoform X1 produces the protein MPVNQTNHSAVSEFVLLGLSNSWEIQIFLFFFFCLFYVSSLTGNFIILVTVTSDPYLHSPMYFLLANLSVIDLIFCSIAAPKMICDLFRKQKVISFGGCISQIFFSHAVGGTEMVLLIAMAFDRYVAICKPLHYLTIMSPRMCLLILMTAWIIGLIHSSAQLAFIINLPFCGPNILDSFYCDIPRLLKLACTDTYKLEFMVTANSGFISLVAFFLLIISYIFLLITVQKHTLGRSSKALSTLLAHITVVVLFFGPLIFFYVWPAPSTHVDKFLAIFDAVLTPFLNPVIYTFRNREMKIAIRKGFCQFLGFRKLI, from the exons ATGCCTGTCAACCA AACAAATCATTCTGCAGTGTCTGAATTTGTGCTGCTGGGGCTCTCAAACTCCTGGGAGAtccagatttttctctttttctttttctgcctatTCTATGTGTCCAGTTTGACAGGAAACTTCATCATACTTGTCACTGTCACTTCTGACCCCTATTTGCATTCTCCTATGTATTTTCTACTGGCAAATCTCTCTGTTATTGATCTTATATTTTGCTCCATTGCAGCACCCAAAATGATTTGTGATCTTTTTAGAAAGCAGAAAGTCATCTCTTTTGGAGGCTGTATCAGTCAGATATTTTTCAGTCATGCTGTTGGAGGCACTGAGATGGTGTTGCTCATAGCCATGGCCTTTGACAGGTATGTTGCCATATGCAAACCCCTCCACTATCTGACCATCATGAGCCCACGGATGTGCTTGTTAATACTAATGACTGCTTGGATCATTGGCCTCATTCATTCATCAGCCCAGTTGGCTTTTATTATAAACTTGCCCTTCTGTGGTCCTAACATATTAGACAGCTTCTACTGTGACATACCACGACTTCTTAAACTTGCATGCACAGATACTTACAAACTTGAGTTTATGGTCACTGCCAATAGTGGGTTCATTTCCTTGGTTGCATTCTTTTTACTCATCATCTCATACATCTTCCTCCTCATCACTGTCCAGAAGCACACCTTAGGACGTTCATCCAAGGCCCTTTCTACTCTGTTGGCTCATATTActgttgtagttttgttttttggcccattgatttttttctatgtgtggCCTGCTCCTTCAACACATGTGGATAAATTTCTAGCTATATTTGATGCAGTTTTGACTCCTTTTCTAAATCCAGTTATCTATACATTCAGGAACAGGGAGATGAAGATAGCAATCAGGAAAGGATTTTGTCAGTTCCTGGgttttagaaaattaatatag